One genomic region from Bubalus bubalis isolate 160015118507 breed Murrah chromosome 12, NDDB_SH_1, whole genome shotgun sequence encodes:
- the TMEM247 gene encoding transmembrane protein 247, translating to MATEDREMMEGRGAGESCPTFPKMAPDDPMSEGKPRASLPQEADTPKPDSSYDYLEEMETCEDGACPGPPKVLSSKAGPAATKGQAGDGPEPAELSSGPATAAPGSPVRERDAEMELEKVRMEFELKRLKYLHEENERQRQHEEVMEQLQQQATPRLFSGGLQDLLLPQNQFAMFLYCFIFIHIIYVTKEMIFFLFSKHYVFCIAAILLCLIKTLWSYFQVLSLSLHHSAPPCLTCAPLPQSELAVRKGLLSNIYTLV from the exons ATGGCAACGGAGGATAGGGAAATGATGGAAGGCCGAGGGGCAGGGGAAAGTTGCCCAACCTTCCCCAAGATGGCGCCTGATGACCCCATGTCTGAAGGAAAGCCAAGGGCTTCATTG ccccaggaggCAGACACCCCGAAGCCAGACTCCTCCTACGACTACCTGGAGGAGATGGAAACTTGTGAGGACGGAGCATGCCCGGGGCCACCTAAGGTACTGTCCTCCAAGGCCGGCCCCGCTGCCACTAAAGGACAGGCGGGCGATGGACCCGAACCCGCGGAGCTGTCCTCGGGCCCAGCCACGGCGGCGCCGGGGAGCCCAGTGCGCGAGCGCGACGCGGAGATGGAGCTGGAGAAGGTGCGCATGGAGTTTGAGCTCAAGCGGCTCAAGTACCTGCACGAGGAGAACGAGCGCCAGCGGCAGCACGAGGAGGTGAtggagcagctgcagcagcaggcgACGCCCCGCCTG TTCTCGGGAGGCCTCCAGGACCTCCTGCTTCCCCAGAACCAGTTCGCCATGTTCCTGTACTGCTTCATTTTCATACACATAATCTATGTCACCAAGGAGAtgatcttctttctcttctccaagcaCTACGTATTCTGCATTGCGGCCATTTTGCTCTGTTTGATTAAAACTTTATGGTCATACTTCCAAGTGCTTTCGCTCTCTCTCCATCACTCGGCACCGCCTTGCCTCAcctgtgcccccctcccccagtcagAACTCGCTGTTAGGAAAGGTCTGCTGTCAAACATTTACACCTTAGTGTGA